The Thermodesulfobacteriota bacterium genome contains the following window.
GTACATGTCTTCGTAGTAGGAGAGGCGGGGGAGCTGGGGCCAGAAGGGGATGTCGAGGGAGAGGGCGAGCTCCAGGGCCCGGTCCACGTCGGTGTGGGGCAGGATTCCCATGGCCGTGGTGCGGCAGTTTCCCGGGATGGGCGACATGGGGCCTCTCGCAGCGGTGGTTTGCCGGGGACGGTCGGCTCGGAAGTATACCCGGCCGTGAAGACTCCGCTATTGATCCAGGTCAAGGCTTGGTGGGGCAGTCAGGTGGGGCTAGGATGGACCCGCAGGAGGGTTGAGGATGTCTCAGCTCGTGGCGTGCTGTTTCGAGGGGGGGGTGCTTCTGGCGGCGGACCGCAGGGTGGCCGTGGAGCGGCGCGGGCGAGACGAAATCCACGCCCTGCGAAAGCTCTTCCCCCTGGGCGCCTCCGCGGCGGTCGCCACCAGCGGGGCCGCGGTGGGGATCGCCGTGAGCCGCAGCCTGCACCGGTTCCTCCAGGGCCGGGCGTCGCCGCACCTGGAGGACCTGGAGGCCTACGCCGTCTCGGTCTTCCAGAAGGAGTACGCCGAGTTCATCCGCCAGGGGGAGCGGTGGTTCCGCATCCACCCCCACGCCCACCGCCTCTCCTACGTGCTCCTGGCCGGGCAGGAAGGCGCGGGAACCCACGCCTTCCGCTTCTACGCCTCCGAGGCCCACCACGAGCCCTACCGGCTGCTGCCCACCGGCGCGGTCCTCACCGCCCCCCGCCGGCTGGGCCTGGAGGCCCGCCTCGGCCGGGCCCTGGCCGCGGGGGCGTCGGGAGATACCCTGGTCCAGGTGGTCCTGGAGGGCCTGCGGGTGATCGGCAAGAAGGAGCCCGCCGCGGGCCCCCCCTTCGACTGGGTGGTGATCCGGGGGGCAGGGACGACGGAGGGAACCGACGAGGGGGGCTAGGCGGAGTCAGGAACTGGCCTCCAGCACGGGCACGAAGCCGGCTCCCCGGAAGTGGCGGTCGAAGCCGGCATAGTGCCGGAGCCCTTCCCGTTGCATGAGCACGAAGCTCGTGCAGTCGGTAAAGCTCAGGGGGGTGTCGGCGTAGGTACGCGGGCCAGGTAGCGGTCATGCTCTCGAGCGCCGTCCTCTCGCACCTCGACCACTCCCACGAGGTCATCGAACACCCCGAGATTTGCCGGCTTTTCGCCCTCACGTGGCTCATCCAGCACCGTCACGATGACCCTCGCGCTCTTGACCGCTGGAATGGGCTCCAGCAGCTCCACCCTCCCATCTCGGTACACTCCCCTCACCGACAACATGGCATCCTCCTGGGACCATCGATGCAGCCCTGCCCGCTGTTGGCCAAGGTAGCCCTGCCCACGCGCCGGCACAAGACCACAGGGCGCCCGGGGTCCCCCCTTCGAACGAGCCCGCCGTGCTCAGGCTCTCATCGAAATTGGGGTCGGGATCGGGGGTCGATTTCGATTTCGATACCGATACCGATAGCGATGTAAAGGGTTGGCCCCCCGATCCTCCACTCAGGGGGTCAGGCTCACGTAGTACCCCGCCCGGCCCCGCTGCACCAGGAGCACCACGGTCTCCCGCTGGCTCGCGGCGAGGAGCGCCTCGCGGTACTGGTCGGCGGTGTCCACGGGGGCGCTGTTCACCTGGCGCAGCACGTCGCCGGGCTCGATGCCGGCGGCGGCCGCGGCGCTCCCCCGGAGGACCTGCGTGACCACCAGGCCCCGGTTGGTGGCCAGGCCGTGGCGCCGGGCCAGGGCGGCGGAGTTCTCCTCCACCGTGAGGCCGAGCCAGGTCTCGCTCAGAGCCTGGGCGTACCCGGGGGGAATCTCCCGGGCCTCCACCTCCACCGTGCGCTCCCCGCCCTCCCGGGCCACCCGGAAGCGCAGGCGGCTCCCCACGGTGTAGCCCGCCAGGCGCTCGAAGAAGCCGTCCCGATCCGCGAGCGCGGTGCCGTCGAGCTCCAGGAGCACGTCGCCCCGCCGCAGCCCCGCCCGCTGGGCGGGGCTTTCCTCGAACACCCGGGTCACGAGCACGCCGCTGCGGCCTGCCACCCCGAAGTGGCGCGCCAGCTCGGGGGAGAGGTCCTGCACGTGGAGGCCGAGCCACGCCCGGTACACCCTGCCGTAGGCCAGCAGGCTCTCCACGATGCGCCGCGCCTTGTCGATGGGGATGGCGAATCCGATCCCCTCGGCGCGCTGATAGATCGCCGAGTTGATGCCCACCAGCTCCCCCAGGAGGTTCAGGAGGGGCCCTCCCGAGTTGCCGGGGTTGATGGAGGCGTCGGTCTGGATGAAGTCGGCGTAGACCCGGTCGTTGGCCCCCCGGATGGTGCGGTCCAGCGCGCTCACCACCCCGGTCGTCACCGTGTGGGAGAGGCCAAACGGGTTGCCGATGGCGATCACGGTCTCGCCGATCATGAGATCCGCGGAGGTCCCCATGGGCAGGTGGGGCAGGGGGGCCTGGGCCTCCACCCGGAGCACCGCGAGATCCGTGCGGCTGTCGGCCCCCACCAGGCTGGCCTCGAACTCCTCCCCCGAGGCGAGCGTCACCAGGATGCGCGACGCGCTCTGGATCACGTGCTCGTTGGTCAGCACGATCCCCTCGGGGCGGATGAGCACCCCCGACCCCAGGCCCTGCTGCCGGCGCTCCTGCCCGGGCAGCTCGCCGAAGAAGTCGCGAAAGAAGTCGTCGAAGAACGGGCTGAACCCCCGAAAGGGGCTCTGGGTGCGCACCACCGTCTCGGTGGAGATGTTGACCACCGCCGGCGAGGCCTTCCGCACCGCGAGCACCACCGGGGTCTCCCGGGGGCTCTGGGGCAGGGCGGCGCGGGCAGCGGGGGCCACGGATGCAACCAAGAGCGCGGCCCCCCGGGCCGCAACGACAAACCGGTTCATGCGGGCGATCCTCATTCCTGGCGTCCACGTCGTCCACTGCGTCCACGTGGTCCACTGGGTCCGGGGTCCGGCAGCACCCCGCGAAACGGTAACACCCGCCGTCCCCGCCCATCAACGCCGTTGCGCCGGCGCCGCCCTTCCACTAGGCTCAGCCGGCGGCACCCGGCCCCTCACCCCGGGCCACTGACTCCCGGCCCCTCACTCCCGGAGTTCCCCATGGTCCGACTCTTCCTGAGCCAGATGAACGCCACGGTGGGCGACGTGGCCGGCAACGCGGCCAAGGTCCGCGACGGCCTGGACCGGGCGCGCCGCTGGGGCGCCGACATCGCCGTCTTCCCCGAGTGCGCCCTGGTGGGCTACCCCCCCGAGGATCTCCTCTTCAAGTCCCGGTTCGTCGCAGACAACCTCAAGGCCCTCGACGACCTGCGGGAGCACACCCGGGGGCTCACCGCGGTGGTGGGCTTCGTGGAGCGCGACGACGACCTCTACAACGCCGCCGCCGTGCTCCACAACGGCGAACTGCGGGCCGTGGTGCGAAAGAACATCCTGCCCAACTACGGGGTCTTCGACGAGGACCGCTACTTCCAGACCGGCCACGAGACCCGGGTGTTTCGCCTGGGAGCCTGCACCTTCGGGGTCACCATCTGCGAAGACCTCTGGTACCCGTCGGGGCCCGGGCGCACCCAGGCGCTGCTGGGAGGGGCCGAGCTCCTCATCAACATCTCGGCGTCCCCGTACCACGCGGGCAAGGTGGCCTTCCGCGAGACCATGCTCGGCACCCGGGCCTCCGACAACGCGGCGATCCTGGCCTTCTGCAACCTGGTGGGGGGCCAGGACGAGCTGGTGTTCGACGGCAACTCGCTCGTCTTTTCCCCCCGGGGGCAGGTGCTGGCCCGGGGCCTGGCCTTCGAGGAAGACCACGTGGTGGCCGACGTGGACCCCCGGGAGGTGTTCGCCCAGCGCCTGCGCGACCCCCGCCGCCGGGTGGCCCTGCGCCGGGAGGCCCTGGCCACGCCCCTGGGGGAGCCCGTGGTCCTGCCCGAGCTCCCCGCCGGCCCCCGCCCCCCCCTGCCCCGCCGGGAGCTCGGCCCCATGGGGGAAGAAGAGGAGATCTACCGGGCGCTGGTCCTGGGCTGCCGGGACTACGCCCGCAAGAACGGCTTCGGCAAGGTGCTCCTGGGCCTGAGCGGGGGCATCGACTCGGCGCTCACCGCCGCCGTGGCGGCCGACGCCCTGGGGGCCGGGCAGGTGGTGGGGGTGACCATGCCGTCGCCCTACTCCAGCCCGGGCAGCGTGAGCGACAGCCTCGAGCTCGCCGGCAACCTGGGCATCGCGTGCCGCGAGATCCCCATCTCCGGGGTCTTCCAGGCCTTTCTCGACACCCTGGCCCCCCAGTTCGCGGGAACCCCGCCCGGGGTGGCCGAGGAGAACGTGCAGGCCCGCATCCGGGGCACGCTCCTCATGGCGCTCTCCAACAAGTTCGGGTGGCTCCTTCTGAGCACCGGCAACAAGAGCGAGACCTCCGTGGGGTACTGCACCCTCTACGGCGACATGGCGGGGGGCCTCAACGTGCTCAAGGACGTGCCCAAGACCCTGGTGTACCGGCTCTCCCGGTGGCGCAACGCCCAGGCCCCGGGGCCCTGGATCCCCCAGGCCGTCCTCGACAAGGAGCCCAGCGCCGAGCTGCGGCCCAACCAGCGGGACTCCGACTCCCTGCCCCCCTACGAGGTGCTCGATCCCATCATCCAGGGCTACGTGGAGGAAGACCGGGCCCGCGAGACCCTCGAGGCCGAGTTCGGGGCCGAGACCGTGGCCCGGGTGATCGCCCTAGTCGACGCCAACGAGTACAAGCGGCGCCAGGCCGCCCCGGGCCTCAAGATCACCCCCCGCGCCTTCGGAAAGGACCGCCGGTTCCCCCTCACCAACGCTTACGGGAAGGTCCCACCGAAACCTTGACACCACCGTTGCGGGGATTAGTTTTTTCTCGCGATCCGCGGACCCTTCCCATGCAGAAGCGGGGGCGCCCGAGCCCGCCCCTGCGCCGAACCCGCGGAGAAAGGAGGATGGTCATGGCTCTCGTGAAGTGGGAACCCCGAAGCGAGCTCGAGCCCGTGCGCAGCCTGCGCCAGGAGGTCGACCGCCTCTTCGAGGACTTCTTCCGGGGCTGGCCCAAGCCCTGGTCCGGCGGCTGGCTCGCCCCGGCCGAGGGGGTGTTCGCCCCGAGCATCGATCTGCGCGAGACCGAGAAGGAGCTGATCCTCACGGCCGAGGTGCCCGGGCTCCAGAAGGAAGACGTGGACGTCAACATCATGGAGCAGAGCGTCACCATCCGGGGCGAGCGCAAGCAGGAGAAGGAGACCAAGGAGCAGAACTACCACTACCGGGAGACCTCGTTCGGCTCCTTCCAGCGCGTCGTCCCCCTGCCGGCCCCCATCGCGGCCGACAAGGCCAAGGCCAGGCTCAAGGACGGCGTCCTCACGCTGACCCTGCCCAAGGCCGAGCCCTCCAAGCCCCGGGGCGTGAAGGTGAAGGTGGAGTGACGGAGGCTCATATTTCTTTCTCCTGTGCCCCAGCACGGGAATGTTGGTAAGCTGCCGCCGCTTCCTGCCCGTTTGCGCGGCGGCTGTGCATGAACCTCCGCAAGACCTTTCGCTACGTCTACTACCGGTCGGTGCGCCTCCACGGAAAGCCCCACGAGGTGGCCATGGGCATGGCCATCGGGCTCGCCGTGGGCTTGACGCCGACCATCGGCATCCAGATGCCCATCGCCATCGCCATCGCCGCGGTCATGGGCCAGAGCAAGATCGCGGCGGCGGCGGGGGTGTGGATCACCAACCCGGTGACCGCGCCCCTGGTCTACTTGATCACCTACGCCCTGGGCGCGTTCTTCCTGGGCTACCCCCTGCGGCCCCCCGAGGGCTTCCGCCACGCCATCACCCACGTGGGCGACCTCACCGGGAACATCCTCCTGCCCCTCCTGGTGGGGGGATTCCTGGCGGCCATCCCCATGGCGGTCACCGGCTACTGGTTCACCTACCAGGCGGTGGTGGCCTACCGGCTCAAGGTAAAGCACCGCAGAGCCAGCCGGCGCCACCGCTGGAAGTGGAACCCCCACCAGGGCTGGCACCGGGTCGCCGTGCACGAGCCCGAGAAAGGAGTCGAGGGTGGAGGAACCCACGCGGATCCGTGAGATCGACGCCATCCTGCGGGCCCGGTACCCCGAGACCCCCGCCCTGCGGTTCACGAACGCCTTTACCCTGCTCGTGGCCGCCATCCTGGCGGCCCAGTGCACCGACGAGCGCGTCAACGGGGTGACGGCCACCCTGTTTGCCCGGTTTCCCGACCCCCGGGCCTTCGCCGAGGCCCCCCTGGAGGCCCTCGAGGAAGCCGTGCGCTCCACGGGCTTCTACCGCCAGAAGGCCCGGGCGCTCCAGGCCTGCTGCCGCGAGCTCGTGGCGCGGTTCGGGGCAGATGTGCCGGGCACGGTGGAGGAGATGGTCACCCTGCCGGGGGTGGGGCGAAAGACCGCCAACCTGGTCCTGGGCAACAGCCGGGGCGTGCCGGCGATCTTCGTGGACACCCACGTCAAGCGGGTCGCCTACCGCCTGGGCCTCACCCGCCACACCGACCCCGACCGGATCGAGGACGACCTCACCCCCCTGGTGGACGCCGACCGCCGGGTGGCCTTCTCGAACCTCCTCACCCACCTGGGCCGCGACGTCTGCACCGCCCGCAAGCCCCGCTGCCCCGCCTGCCCCCTGCGGGAGCTGTGCCCCCGGGTCGGCGTGGGGTAGGGATCAGGACTTGCGGCTGGTCTTGGCGAAGAAGGCGGCGTAGACGCGCTCCACCTTCTTCCCCTTGCAGTGGGGGCAGGCGACCTTCTTCTTCCCCACCTCGCTCAGGCGCATCTCCACCTCGAAGTCCACCTTGCACTTGGGGCAGCGGTACGGGTACAGGGGCATCGTGCCACCTCCTGGGTCTGGGCGCCCCGCGGGCGCCCATCGTCGGATGGCCCTCAGGAATACCGGCGCAACTGCTCCTGTCAAGCCCTCAAGCTCTCTCAAGCTCCCGGGCCCGCGGGCCGAAATGCTACCCGCGACCTGCCGTCGCCCACCCCGGGAGGAACCCCCTTGGCCGGACTCTCCGACTTCCTGCGCTCCTGCGCCGACACCGAGCGCCTGGTACGCGACTTCTACCGGGCCCTGGCCGGGGCCTTCCCCGAGCCCCCCCAGGTCCGGCGCCTCTTCCTCTCCCTGGCCGAGGAAGAAGAATCCCACGCCCGCACCTTCGACTTCCTGCGCAGCGTGGCCAAGGACCACGAGGGCCGCGTTCAGGTGAAGGAATCCTTCGCCGGCAACGTGGAGCGGCTCCGAAAGGGCATCGGGCGCATCCTTGCCGCCCTCGGCTCCGAGGGGGGCATCCCGCTGCACGAGGCGCTGGACTGGGCCATCCTGGCCGAGTCCACCACCCTGGAGCGCGACAAGGGCGCCTTCGTCGAGGTGGGCGGCGCCGAGTTCCGAAACCTCCTCAAAGGCCTCGTCACCAGCGACGAGGGCCACCGCCAACAGCTCGAAGCCCTGCGCGCCTCCCTCTCCGCCGCCGCCTGACCGCCG
Protein-coding sequences here:
- a CDS encoding Do family serine endopeptidase; its protein translation is MNRFVVAARGAALLVASVAPAARAALPQSPRETPVVLAVRKASPAVVNISTETVVRTQSPFRGFSPFFDDFFRDFFGELPGQERRQQGLGSGVLIRPEGIVLTNEHVIQSASRILVTLASGEEFEASLVGADSRTDLAVLRVEAQAPLPHLPMGTSADLMIGETVIAIGNPFGLSHTVTTGVVSALDRTIRGANDRVYADFIQTDASINPGNSGGPLLNLLGELVGINSAIYQRAEGIGFAIPIDKARRIVESLLAYGRVYRAWLGLHVQDLSPELARHFGVAGRSGVLVTRVFEESPAQRAGLRRGDVLLELDGTALADRDGFFERLAGYTVGSRLRFRVAREGGERTVEVEAREIPPGYAQALSETWLGLTVEENSAALARRHGLATNRGLVVTQVLRGSAAAAAGIEPGDVLRQVNSAPVDTADQYREALLAASQRETVVLLVQRGRAGYYVSLTP
- a CDS encoding NAD+ synthase, producing MVRLFLSQMNATVGDVAGNAAKVRDGLDRARRWGADIAVFPECALVGYPPEDLLFKSRFVADNLKALDDLREHTRGLTAVVGFVERDDDLYNAAAVLHNGELRAVVRKNILPNYGVFDEDRYFQTGHETRVFRLGACTFGVTICEDLWYPSGPGRTQALLGGAELLINISASPYHAGKVAFRETMLGTRASDNAAILAFCNLVGGQDELVFDGNSLVFSPRGQVLARGLAFEEDHVVADVDPREVFAQRLRDPRRRVALRREALATPLGEPVVLPELPAGPRPPLPRRELGPMGEEEEIYRALVLGCRDYARKNGFGKVLLGLSGGIDSALTAAVAADALGAGQVVGVTMPSPYSSPGSVSDSLELAGNLGIACREIPISGVFQAFLDTLAPQFAGTPPGVAEENVQARIRGTLLMALSNKFGWLLLSTGNKSETSVGYCTLYGDMAGGLNVLKDVPKTLVYRLSRWRNAQAPGPWIPQAVLDKEPSAELRPNQRDSDSLPPYEVLDPIIQGYVEEDRARETLEAEFGAETVARVIALVDANEYKRRQAAPGLKITPRAFGKDRRFPLTNAYGKVPPKP
- a CDS encoding Hsp20/alpha crystallin family protein — encoded protein: MALVKWEPRSELEPVRSLRQEVDRLFEDFFRGWPKPWSGGWLAPAEGVFAPSIDLRETEKELILTAEVPGLQKEDVDVNIMEQSVTIRGERKQEKETKEQNYHYRETSFGSFQRVVPLPAPIAADKAKARLKDGVLTLTLPKAEPSKPRGVKVKVE
- a CDS encoding DUF2062 domain-containing protein, with protein sequence MNLRKTFRYVYYRSVRLHGKPHEVAMGMAIGLAVGLTPTIGIQMPIAIAIAAVMGQSKIAAAAGVWITNPVTAPLVYLITYALGAFFLGYPLRPPEGFRHAITHVGDLTGNILLPLLVGGFLAAIPMAVTGYWFTYQAVVAYRLKVKHRRASRRHRWKWNPHQGWHRVAVHEPEKGVEGGGTHADP
- the nth gene encoding endonuclease III — translated: MEEPTRIREIDAILRARYPETPALRFTNAFTLLVAAILAAQCTDERVNGVTATLFARFPDPRAFAEAPLEALEEAVRSTGFYRQKARALQACCRELVARFGADVPGTVEEMVTLPGVGRKTANLVLGNSRGVPAIFVDTHVKRVAYRLGLTRHTDPDRIEDDLTPLVDADRRVAFSNLLTHLGRDVCTARKPRCPACPLRELCPRVGVG
- a CDS encoding zinc ribbon domain-containing protein — protein: MPLYPYRCPKCKVDFEVEMRLSEVGKKKVACPHCKGKKVERVYAAFFAKTSRKS
- a CDS encoding ferritin family protein, coding for MAGLSDFLRSCADTERLVRDFYRALAGAFPEPPQVRRLFLSLAEEEESHARTFDFLRSVAKDHEGRVQVKESFAGNVERLRKGIGRILAALGSEGGIPLHEALDWAILAESTTLERDKGAFVEVGGAEFRNLLKGLVTSDEGHRQQLEALRASLSAAA